Proteins encoded within one genomic window of Chloroflexota bacterium:
- a CDS encoding helix-turn-helix domain-containing protein, protein MTTEQAATLMGLSTRHTRRILAAYSEKGAAAIAYGNRGRRPANATPSTLAIEVVRLARTQYAGVNHTHLSELLRERESIDIGRDTLRRILSNAGVSSPRRRRPPKHRVRRQRMPRNGMLIQVDGSYHRWLGKDGPRFTLLLAIDDATGTVVNALFCELENTRSYFLLLDGLVRRCGIPLALYSDRHAVFKHTPSPETAAAPPSSVERWTSLGYS, encoded by the coding sequence ATGACAACGGAGCAGGCAGCGACACTGATGGGACTGAGCACACGCCATACCAGGCGCATACTGGCGGCATACAGCGAGAAGGGAGCAGCCGCAATAGCTTACGGCAACAGAGGTCGCAGGCCTGCCAATGCTACACCGAGCACACTGGCGATCGAGGTGGTACGCCTGGCTCGGACACAATACGCCGGAGTTAACCACACGCACCTGAGCGAGTTGTTGAGGGAGCGAGAGAGTATAGACATCGGTCGCGACACGTTACGCAGGATACTGTCTAACGCCGGTGTGAGCAGCCCGCGTCGTCGTCGGCCTCCGAAGCACCGAGTTCGTCGGCAGCGTATGCCGCGTAATGGTATGCTGATTCAGGTAGACGGCAGCTACCACAGATGGCTTGGGAAAGACGGACCGCGGTTCACGCTGCTGCTGGCGATCGACGACGCCACCGGGACCGTCGTCAACGCCCTGTTCTGCGAACTGGAGAACACGCGCAGCTACTTCCTTCTCCTCGATGGACTGGTGCGGCGCTGCGGCATACCGCTCGCGCTCTATTCGGACCGGCACGCCGTCTTCAAGCACACGCCTTCACCGGAGACTGCCGCCGCCCCACCCAGTTCAGTCGAGCGATGGACGAGCTTGGGATACAGCTGA
- a CDS encoding tyrosine-type recombinase/integrase, translating into MSDVGLRISEVAALRWRDVTEAEDGAGLVYIERSKTDEVGEGAYVVVTPETLTALKKLRGDTETWSDEAPVFGLSMSQISRRVDSMARAAGLGEGYSGHSGRVGPAIRMTRRGAPLQAVQTHGRWKSP; encoded by the coding sequence ATGTCCGATGTGGGCCTGCGCATCTCTGAGGTGGCAGCCCTCAGGTGGCGAGATGTAACAGAGGCTGAAGATGGCGCAGGCCTGGTGTACATTGAGCGATCCAAGACCGATGAGGTGGGAGAAGGTGCCTACGTGGTGGTCACGCCCGAGACCCTGACTGCGCTTAAGAAGCTGCGAGGGGATACTGAGACGTGGAGCGATGAAGCCCCCGTGTTCGGGCTGTCGATGTCGCAGATAAGTCGGCGTGTGGACAGCATGGCGAGAGCCGCGGGCCTGGGCGAGGGTTACTCGGGGCACTCCGGTCGCGTGGGCCCGGCGATCAGGATGACCCGACGGGGAGCGCCGCTGCAGGCGGTGCAGACCCACGGACGCTGGAAGTCGCCGTAG